In a genomic window of Flavobacterium lipolyticum:
- a CDS encoding efflux RND transporter periplasmic adaptor subunit, with product MNKIYPSAILLLFFLSACKKETPPPPKPLEISVLTVLNQDVNVESEYTGQTYGLSDIQINPRVDGIIMSQNFKEGGFVTKGQVLYTIDPLPYKTKMDEAAGALAESQASLAKTKADLDMIAPLAKINAVSQRELISAKSAYSASQAKIKASQASLENSKIELSYCRIIAPISGLIGISKVRVGDYVRPGAASVLNTISDLGDVRVRFTMSEQEFLRLFREFNKPNSSLKGSGAVVSLKLSDDSVYPETGKVSFADRQIDPSTGAITFEAAFSNPDKLLRPGQYVKIGLLTDIRKDAIVIPQRAVIEVQGIYQVYVLGKDNKVNMQIVKPGPAVKDGYVIEDGLKPGDKIAMGGTSLLKNGSVITPKVIQWQLGQTQAAATK from the coding sequence ATGAACAAAATTTATCCTTCTGCAATCCTACTCCTTTTCTTTCTTTCAGCCTGTAAAAAAGAAACTCCGCCACCGCCCAAACCTCTTGAAATTTCAGTTCTTACTGTTTTAAATCAGGATGTAAATGTAGAATCTGAATACACCGGACAGACTTATGGCCTGTCAGACATTCAGATAAATCCTCGTGTTGACGGTATTATTATGAGTCAAAATTTTAAAGAAGGTGGTTTTGTTACCAAAGGACAAGTATTGTACACTATTGACCCACTTCCTTATAAAACCAAAATGGACGAAGCCGCAGGGGCACTGGCAGAATCGCAAGCCAGTTTGGCAAAAACCAAAGCCGATTTAGACATGATAGCGCCATTAGCAAAGATAAATGCTGTTAGTCAAAGAGAGTTAATTTCGGCTAAATCAGCCTATAGTGCGTCTCAGGCTAAAATTAAAGCGTCTCAGGCTTCTTTGGAAAATTCAAAAATCGAACTGAGCTATTGCCGTATTATCGCACCAATTTCTGGTTTAATCGGAATATCAAAAGTAAGAGTAGGCGATTATGTGAGACCTGGTGCGGCATCAGTTCTCAATACAATCTCCGACTTAGGTGATGTCAGGGTCCGATTTACGATGAGCGAACAGGAATTTCTTCGTTTGTTTAGAGAATTCAACAAACCTAATTCTTCTTTAAAAGGTTCCGGCGCTGTGGTTTCTCTGAAATTATCCGACGACTCTGTTTATCCTGAAACGGGTAAAGTCAGTTTCGCCGACAGACAGATTGATCCTTCTACGGGCGCGATAACCTTTGAAGCGGCATTTTCAAATCCTGACAAATTATTACGTCCGGGACAATATGTAAAAATCGGATTGCTTACCGACATTCGTAAAGATGCGATCGTGATTCCGCAACGTGCTGTTATCGAAGTACAGGGTATTTATCAGGTTTACGTATTAGGCAAAGACAATAAAGTCAACATGCAAATCGTAAAACCGGGACCGGCTGTAAAAGATGGTTATGTAATAGAAGACGGCTTAAAACCTGGAGATAAAATAGCCATGGGAGGTACGTCTTTACTAAAGAATGGAAGTGTTATTACACCAAAAGTAATTCAATGGCAATTAGGTCAGACACAAGCTGCGGCAACTAAATAA
- a CDS encoding efflux transporter outer membrane subunit, giving the protein MMIKKYKIIAIILLLFLLPVGCMVGPKYKKPEQLKSDSYQNERNLDSLATVVNLKWFDLFNDDVLKDLITKGLQNNYDLKIAVTRIDQLRAQLGYSKTNLLPSFQYGATINSNEKNLTPSNVSANMSWEIDFWGRYRHENKAVQNELLATEEARKVVLSNIVSDIATAYFQLRNFDDQLEIAQHTLSTREKYYEIINQRFKSGYISEVDKAQIEQQVAIAEATIPNIKRQITIQENIISLLTGQLPSQIPRGKSNTELRIVSEIPLSIPSALLENRPDVKAAELKYKASNERIGTAQAMRFPSFNLAAIAGFASADLSNLFLGSSYSQNASAGVTGPIFAFGRNKRRVEIYRQQAEELKFTYQKTYISAVNEVEQSIQNIKTYKEEWNARNRQVNAALINYKLSYERYDSGYVSYLEVLDVESNLFQAQLSLSQLSERQLSSMVQLYKALGGGWNP; this is encoded by the coding sequence ATGATGATTAAGAAATATAAAATAATAGCCATTATCCTTCTACTCTTCTTATTGCCTGTAGGCTGTATGGTGGGGCCTAAGTATAAAAAGCCGGAACAGCTAAAGTCTGATTCTTATCAAAACGAACGAAATTTAGACAGTCTCGCCACGGTCGTCAACTTAAAATGGTTTGATTTATTTAATGATGATGTTTTAAAAGACCTGATTACAAAGGGGCTTCAGAATAATTATGATTTAAAAATTGCGGTTACCAGAATTGATCAGCTTAGGGCCCAACTAGGATACTCTAAAACAAATCTATTACCCTCTTTTCAATATGGAGCAACCATAAACAGCAACGAAAAAAATCTGACGCCGTCAAATGTCAGTGCAAACATGTCCTGGGAAATTGATTTTTGGGGAAGATACCGTCATGAAAATAAAGCGGTACAAAATGAACTTCTGGCTACTGAGGAAGCCCGTAAAGTTGTACTTTCAAATATTGTGAGTGATATTGCTACGGCTTATTTTCAGTTGCGAAATTTCGACGATCAGTTAGAGATCGCACAGCATACCCTTTCTACCCGGGAAAAATATTATGAAATTATAAACCAAAGATTCAAAAGCGGTTATATCTCTGAGGTAGACAAAGCACAAATCGAACAACAGGTCGCGATCGCCGAAGCAACTATTCCTAACATTAAAAGACAGATAACGATTCAGGAAAATATTATTTCCCTTCTTACCGGTCAGCTTCCATCACAAATTCCCAGAGGAAAATCCAATACCGAATTGCGAATTGTAAGCGAAATACCGTTATCAATTCCGTCCGCTTTACTGGAAAACAGACCTGATGTGAAAGCGGCAGAATTAAAATACAAAGCTTCCAATGAAAGAATCGGAACCGCCCAGGCGATGCGCTTTCCTTCTTTTAACCTCGCAGCAATTGCAGGATTCGCCAGCGCCGATTTAAGCAATTTGTTTTTAGGAAGTTCTTATTCGCAAAATGCTTCTGCGGGAGTTACCGGTCCTATATTTGCTTTTGGAAGAAACAAACGCAGAGTAGAAATATACAGACAACAGGCTGAAGAACTCAAGTTTACCTATCAAAAAACGTATATTTCTGCGGTTAATGAAGTAGAACAATCTATTCAGAACATCAAAACCTACAAAGAAGAATGGAACGCCCGAAACCGACAGGTTAATGCGGCTTTAATAAACTATAAACTGTCCTACGAAAGATATGACAGCGGTTATGTTTCTTATCTGGAAGTTTTAGATGTCGAAAGCAACTTGTTTCAGGCGCAATTAAGTCTTTCACAGTTGTCTGAAAGACAATTAAGTTCGATGGTGCAATTGTACAAAGCCCTTGGCGGGGGATGGAATCCGTAA
- a CDS encoding tetratricopeptide repeat protein, protein MKNTILGFSFFFSIISFAQVSKNKAQDAIQVKYLDSCAYKYNYTFEMAEWQNCIDEGLKKDSTIAYLWQQKAMPYFKCKKYEVGMPFLDKAVRYNKQEWLPYRAFIKCIFAKTYKSAIVDFEECIKLYGNSYVMDHTYSFYIGLCYLQLNEYNKAEKLFDDYVNDIYKNRQQLEHPTAYFYQGIAKYELKKWDEALVIFDKALKVYPEFSDVKYYKAVCWLKQGKPREEVVALVGIARDDAAKGFSLNEDNTIYETYPYQKKFTKQ, encoded by the coding sequence TTGAAAAACACTATTTTAGGATTCAGTTTCTTTTTTTCGATTATCTCTTTTGCACAAGTATCCAAAAATAAAGCTCAGGATGCTATTCAGGTCAAATACTTAGACAGTTGTGCCTATAAGTACAATTATACTTTTGAAATGGCGGAATGGCAGAATTGCATCGACGAAGGTCTAAAAAAAGATAGCACAATAGCTTATCTGTGGCAACAAAAAGCAATGCCGTATTTTAAATGCAAGAAATACGAAGTCGGAATGCCTTTTCTGGATAAAGCCGTTCGTTATAATAAACAAGAATGGCTTCCGTACCGGGCTTTTATAAAATGTATTTTTGCGAAAACGTATAAAAGTGCGATTGTTGATTTTGAAGAATGCATTAAACTTTACGGAAACAGTTATGTCATGGATCATACCTATAGTTTTTATATAGGACTTTGTTATCTGCAATTGAATGAATACAATAAAGCCGAAAAGCTGTTTGACGATTATGTAAATGACATTTATAAAAACAGACAACAATTAGAACATCCTACAGCGTATTTTTATCAGGGAATTGCCAAATACGAGCTCAAGAAATGGGACGAAGCACTTGTTATTTTTGATAAAGCGCTCAAAGTATATCCTGAATTTTCGGATGTGAAATATTATAAAGCGGTTTGCTGGTTAAAGCAGGGTAAACCAAGAGAAGAAGTCGTCGCTTTGGTTGGCATTGCGAGAGATGATGCTGCTAAGGGGTTTTCTCTTAATGAAGACAATACGATTTATGAGACTTATCCATATCAGAAGAAATTCACCAAACAATAG
- a CDS encoding thioredoxin family protein, with the protein MKKLFLLIFFFGITSSGFCQLKSRTFEEVDSLAQFQKRKIIVFIHTDWCQYCQRMKNTTFKNQEVNEKLNSDFYFIDLNAEAKRAITFNKHIFKYKPSGNNVGVHELALQLGTINGQLVYPVLCVLNEEYEIIAQYNSYLKPTDFKLLLEKLQK; encoded by the coding sequence ATGAAAAAGCTATTTCTACTTATTTTCTTCTTCGGTATAACTTCAAGCGGTTTCTGCCAGTTAAAAAGCAGAACATTTGAGGAGGTGGATAGTTTGGCGCAATTTCAAAAACGAAAAATCATTGTTTTCATTCACACCGATTGGTGCCAGTATTGCCAGAGAATGAAAAATACGACGTTTAAAAATCAGGAAGTGAATGAAAAACTCAATTCAGACTTCTACTTCATCGATTTGAATGCCGAAGCAAAGAGAGCGATTACCTTTAACAAACACATTTTTAAATACAAGCCTTCAGGAAACAATGTGGGTGTCCATGAACTGGCTTTGCAGCTTGGCACCATAAACGGACAGCTTGTGTATCCGGTTTTATGTGTTTTGAATGAGGAGTATGAAATTATTGCTCAGTATAACAGTTACTTGAAGCCTACCGATTTTAAACTGCTTTTGGAAAAGCTTCAAAAATAA
- a CDS encoding efflux RND transporter permease subunit yields the protein MGEFFVRRPIVAIVMSIIIVILGLLALQKTPISQYPDINPPVVKINTSFTGANALNVEQAVATPIEQKVNGVENMLYMKSTNTSDGACTIEVTFDVGTNLDNANMLTQNRQNQSSPFMPSSVKQQGVVVKKSLSFPMMLFTVTSNNPKYDAKFLNNYASINIVDQLARIKGVGEVALFGGSDYSMRIWLKADVMSKLGVTVDDVKNALNAQNMISPGGKFGAEPAPPGTEFTYGVTLQDRLVTEKQFGEIVVRSKKDGAQVLLSDISRIELGTENYSSSARRNSSPSAVMAVYQMPGSNALEVAELAKKAMKDLSEKFPKDIEYQESLDTTLAITAGVEDIVHTLFEAVILVILVVFIFLQNWRATLIPLITVPVSLVGTIAVFPLLGFSINTLSLLGLVLAIGIVVDDAIVVVEAVIHHIEKGKSPREATIQAMKEVSGPVIAIALILIAVFVPVAMTPGITGRFYQQFAITIAVSVAFSALSALSLSPALCAMLLKPTKPIEEQTGWLAKFFAGFNRIFEKVTGRYLTGATFFAKKSMRIVVLLAVIMAAVVVLGKKIPLGFIPEEDQGYVLVNMSLPPASSLQRTDEISRKVDRFLKEEKSILSYTTINGFSMLTNSYQPNSAFIFISLKPWEERDETSKQFVDRLNKKFATQITTASVFGFGPPAIQGLGASAGFSLMLQDKGGNTPQYLAEQTQAFIAAAQQRPEIKRIYTTFNAGSPQIKLDIDNDKAMKLGVPVSKVTEALGAFLGGSYVNDFNRFGRQYKVFIQGEAVNRVKPEDLNLIYIRNNDGDMLPISTLVTASKVMGPDFTNRLNLFRSAEIGGSPNDGYSSAQALEALEEVAKQTLPADMGYDYINLSYQEKHSPGGSSVFIMALVFVFLILAAQYESWKLPFSVLLGAPFAVFGAFLGLLLARIGSDAYVNNVFAQIGLVLLIGLVAKNAILIVEFAKEEYEKGKPLYESAMVAAKLRFRPILMTAFAFILGVVPLLTATGAGSQARIVMGMAVFSGMLIATVLGVLIVPGLFVMIENIGKKKKDTIATTENNKDSNTTGHDD from the coding sequence ATGGGAGAATTTTTCGTTCGAAGACCAATCGTTGCTATAGTAATGAGTATTATTATTGTGATACTCGGGTTACTGGCATTACAAAAAACGCCTATTTCGCAATACCCCGACATTAATCCGCCAGTTGTTAAAATCAATACGAGTTTTACAGGTGCCAATGCGTTGAATGTTGAACAAGCTGTTGCTACACCTATTGAGCAAAAAGTAAATGGTGTAGAAAATATGCTGTACATGAAATCTACCAATACTTCTGATGGTGCCTGTACCATTGAAGTAACTTTTGATGTGGGAACAAATCTGGACAATGCCAATATGCTGACTCAAAACCGGCAAAATCAATCTTCGCCTTTTATGCCTTCCAGTGTAAAACAACAAGGGGTTGTGGTAAAAAAGTCCTTATCGTTTCCGATGATGCTGTTTACTGTCACCTCAAACAATCCGAAATATGACGCTAAATTCTTAAACAATTATGCGAGTATCAATATTGTAGATCAGCTGGCTCGTATAAAAGGTGTTGGAGAGGTTGCTCTTTTTGGAGGCAGTGACTATTCGATGCGTATCTGGTTAAAGGCCGATGTCATGAGCAAACTGGGAGTTACGGTTGATGATGTAAAAAATGCGCTGAACGCCCAAAACATGATTAGTCCCGGCGGAAAATTCGGGGCTGAACCTGCGCCACCGGGTACTGAGTTTACTTATGGTGTTACGCTTCAGGATCGTCTGGTAACGGAAAAACAATTTGGAGAAATCGTTGTTCGAAGTAAAAAAGACGGGGCACAGGTTTTACTCAGCGACATTTCCCGAATTGAACTGGGAACCGAGAATTACAGTTCGTCTGCACGACGAAACAGTTCGCCAAGTGCGGTAATGGCAGTTTATCAAATGCCCGGAAGTAATGCGCTTGAAGTAGCTGAACTGGCCAAAAAAGCCATGAAAGACCTTTCTGAAAAATTCCCAAAAGATATCGAATATCAGGAGTCACTCGATACGACTCTTGCCATTACTGCCGGAGTGGAAGATATTGTTCACACCCTCTTTGAAGCGGTTATACTGGTAATTCTGGTGGTGTTCATCTTTCTGCAAAACTGGCGTGCTACCTTAATCCCTTTAATAACGGTTCCTGTTTCCTTAGTGGGAACCATTGCCGTTTTTCCTTTATTAGGATTTTCGATAAACACACTTTCACTCTTAGGATTGGTATTGGCTATTGGTATTGTAGTCGATGATGCTATTGTTGTGGTAGAAGCCGTTATTCATCATATCGAAAAAGGCAAAAGTCCGCGGGAAGCTACCATTCAGGCAATGAAAGAAGTATCGGGTCCTGTAATTGCCATTGCCTTAATTTTGATTGCTGTTTTTGTACCGGTTGCCATGACTCCGGGAATCACGGGTCGTTTTTATCAGCAGTTTGCCATCACTATTGCGGTATCGGTAGCGTTCTCAGCCCTTAGTGCCTTGTCTTTAAGTCCTGCCTTATGTGCCATGTTATTAAAACCGACCAAACCAATTGAAGAACAAACCGGATGGCTGGCCAAATTTTTCGCCGGTTTTAACCGAATTTTCGAAAAAGTTACCGGAAGATATCTAACAGGAGCTACTTTTTTTGCCAAAAAATCAATGCGAATTGTAGTCTTACTGGCCGTAATCATGGCTGCCGTTGTAGTATTAGGCAAAAAAATTCCGTTAGGTTTTATTCCCGAAGAAGATCAGGGTTATGTATTAGTCAATATGTCACTACCTCCAGCCTCTTCCTTACAGCGTACAGATGAAATATCGCGAAAAGTAGACCGTTTTTTAAAAGAAGAGAAATCCATACTATCCTATACTACGATCAACGGGTTTAGTATGCTTACCAATTCTTACCAGCCGAACAGTGCCTTTATTTTCATCTCATTAAAACCCTGGGAAGAAAGAGATGAAACTTCTAAACAATTTGTGGACCGCTTAAACAAAAAATTTGCGACTCAAATCACCACTGCTTCCGTATTCGGATTTGGTCCTCCGGCCATTCAGGGTCTGGGTGCTTCCGCAGGTTTTAGTTTAATGCTGCAGGACAAAGGGGGTAATACTCCACAATATTTAGCCGAACAGACTCAGGCGTTTATAGCCGCCGCTCAACAGCGTCCGGAAATAAAACGAATCTATACCACTTTTAATGCCGGTTCTCCACAAATCAAATTGGATATTGATAACGACAAAGCCATGAAACTTGGTGTTCCGGTCTCGAAAGTTACCGAAGCTTTAGGTGCCTTTTTAGGGGGAAGTTATGTAAATGACTTTAATCGTTTTGGACGTCAATACAAGGTTTTCATACAAGGTGAAGCCGTCAATAGGGTAAAACCCGAAGATTTAAACCTGATTTATATCAGAAATAATGATGGTGATATGCTTCCTATTTCCACATTGGTAACCGCTTCAAAGGTTATGGGCCCTGATTTTACCAATCGTCTCAATCTGTTCCGATCTGCCGAAATCGGCGGAAGTCCGAATGACGGTTACAGTAGTGCGCAAGCTTTAGAAGCTTTAGAAGAAGTAGCCAAACAAACCCTGCCGGCGGATATGGGTTACGATTACATCAACCTTTCGTATCAGGAAAAACATTCTCCCGGCGGAAGTTCTGTATTTATCATGGCACTCGTATTTGTATTTCTAATTCTGGCCGCACAGTACGAAAGTTGGAAGTTACCTTTCAGTGTCTTGCTTGGTGCGCCCTTTGCCGTTTTTGGTGCCTTTTTGGGACTGCTATTAGCCCGAATCGGAAGTGATGCTTATGTCAACAATGTTTTTGCTCAGATTGGGTTAGTGCTCTTAATCGGATTGGTTGCCAAAAATGCGATCCTTATTGTCGAATTTGCCAAAGAAGAATACGAAAAAGGAAAACCGCTGTACGAATCGGCTATGGTCGCTGCAAAACTTCGTTTCCGACCGATTCTAATGACGGCCTTTGCTTTTATTCTTGGTGTTGTTCCGCTCTTAACGGCTACGGGTGCGGGCTCTCAGGCACGTATTGTAATGGGAATGGCAGTATTTAGCGGTATGTTAATCGCCACCGTTTTGGGGGTATTAATTGTACCTGGCTTGTTTGTCATGATTGAAAACATCGGAAAAAAGAAAAAAGATACTATCGCAACGACGGAAAATAATAAGGACTCTAATACCACTGGCCATGATGATTAA
- a CDS encoding lycopene cyclase family protein: MNSSQIKHFDYIFTGTGLAALMTVYKMVLSGNFADKSILLLDQDVKKTNDRTWCFWEKGDSVWSSIVLKKWDSALFANENFKRDLNFKPYQYNQIRGLDFYDFVFEELSKHSNITFLNEKVTDINELETHVFVGSEENRYTCNYLLNSIYTSSTALSQTKYPVLQQHFVGWYVKTEKEVFNPEQATFMDFSVEQKGNTRFMYVLPVSKTEALVEYTLFSENLLSTTDYENEIQIYLEKRGIEQYDIVEKEQGSIPMTCYPFWKKNTKRVLNIGTAGGWTKASTGYTFKSADKKSADLVEFLYSSTSIRMTAFHKRSRFWFYDLLLLDILYRHNELGSGIFSSLFKKGNPSLIFKFLDEETTLIEDVKVILKCPKVPFIKALFRVIFLPNKFNLNQ, from the coding sequence ATGAATTCTTCGCAAATCAAACACTTCGATTACATTTTTACCGGAACGGGTTTAGCAGCTTTGATGACCGTTTACAAAATGGTATTGTCAGGGAATTTTGCGGATAAATCGATATTATTACTGGATCAGGACGTAAAAAAGACCAATGACCGAACCTGGTGTTTTTGGGAAAAAGGAGATTCAGTCTGGAGTTCGATTGTTCTTAAAAAATGGGATTCGGCTTTGTTTGCCAATGAAAATTTCAAACGTGATTTAAATTTCAAACCTTATCAATACAATCAAATTCGGGGATTGGACTTTTATGATTTTGTTTTTGAAGAGTTGTCTAAACATTCCAATATCACTTTTTTAAATGAGAAAGTAACTGATATCAACGAACTTGAAACCCATGTTTTTGTAGGTTCAGAAGAGAATAGGTATACTTGTAATTATTTACTGAATAGTATTTATACCTCATCGACTGCATTAAGTCAAACGAAATATCCCGTTCTGCAACAGCATTTTGTAGGTTGGTATGTGAAAACCGAAAAAGAAGTCTTCAATCCGGAACAGGCTACTTTCATGGATTTTTCGGTGGAACAAAAAGGGAACACTAGATTTATGTATGTACTGCCTGTTTCTAAAACCGAAGCTTTGGTTGAATATACTTTATTTTCGGAGAACTTGCTTTCAACGACGGACTATGAAAACGAGATTCAGATTTATTTAGAAAAACGAGGTATTGAGCAGTATGATATTGTAGAGAAGGAGCAGGGAAGCATCCCGATGACTTGTTATCCGTTCTGGAAGAAGAATACTAAAAGAGTTCTAAATATTGGAACTGCCGGAGGGTGGACCAAAGCCAGTACAGGTTATACTTTTAAAAGTGCTGATAAAAAATCAGCTGATTTGGTGGAGTTTCTCTATTCTTCGACATCAATTAGGATGACCGCCTTTCATAAAAGAAGCCGATTCTGGTTTTATGATTTACTGCTTTTGGACATTCTGTATCGCCATAATGAATTGGGAAGCGGTATTTTTTCCTCATTATTCAAAAAAGGAAATCCGTCTTTGATTTTTAAATTCTTAGACGAAGAAACTACTTTGATCGAGGATGTTAAAGTTATTTTAAAGTGTCCTAAAGTGCCATTTATAAAAGCGTTATTTAGAGTGATTTTTCTGCCAAATAAATTTAACTTAAACCAATAA
- a CDS encoding BrxA/BrxB family bacilliredoxin, with protein MYPQEMVKPMEAELTAAGFQDLHSAEAVDNAIKAEGTTLVVVNSVCGCAARNARPGAKMSLEGAKKPDHLITVFAGVDKDAVDAARQHMFPFPPSSPSMALFKNGELVHMLERHHIEGRPAELIAENLRDAFNEFC; from the coding sequence ATGTATCCACAAGAAATGGTAAAACCTATGGAGGCTGAATTAACAGCTGCTGGTTTTCAAGATTTACATAGTGCAGAAGCAGTAGATAATGCTATCAAAGCTGAAGGTACCACTTTAGTTGTTGTAAACTCTGTTTGTGGTTGTGCTGCAAGAAATGCACGTCCGGGAGCAAAAATGAGTTTAGAAGGCGCTAAAAAACCAGATCACTTAATTACAGTTTTCGCTGGTGTTGACAAAGATGCAGTTGATGCTGCAAGACAACATATGTTCCCTTTTCCTCCATCATCGCCATCTATGGCTTTGTTCAAAAACGGAGAATTAGTTCACATGTTAGAGCGTCACCACATCGAAGGTCGTCCGGCTGAATTAATCGCTGAGAATTTGAGAGACGCTTTTAACGAGTTTTGTTAA